One genomic window of bacterium includes the following:
- a CDS encoding Ig-like domain-containing protein: protein MKKWLVLAAAAAALIVAACTTIDTTPPTVSIVVPVSGDTLAKGSIAIKALATDNKAVAKVEFYLDGSILGTDNVGGAGDTFRYTWADTAAQTAGSHTLAAKAYDNASTPNTTTSATVTIYIGGGSSTGETDHTEDITGGDSTWYPSGNPHVVMNTIHINQNGRLIVKPGCIVKFATDAGFAVGNQSAGELDAVGTAESTITFTSNNTTPNSGDWTGFDFYDQTRASTHLSYCDINYGCYPNWAAVILEGDQTIGIDHTTIHHSSKYGIELNSAGAYITGFTGNTITACDSNPIFSYPGKLSMLQGGNTLTGNGKNAIFVYGGDVAETGTWLNQGVPYFLSDNVYVSSSSGAYLTIAKGTTVQCGTGVHITVGNNLPGGLIADSVTFTSSATSPQKGDWYGIWFYPECTDAQCQLTRCNIGYGGGDIEGDIWLRDAKPNITGCSIHDSKGWGVDCEGPEFPDPDSLLAHNTFANNDSGSVLHP from the coding sequence ATGAAGAAGTGGCTGGTTCTAGCGGCAGCCGCCGCGGCTCTGATAGTTGCCGCGTGCACCACTATTGATACGACTCCACCGACCGTGAGCATCGTGGTTCCGGTCAGTGGCGACACACTCGCCAAGGGCAGCATAGCCATCAAGGCGCTAGCGACCGACAACAAGGCAGTGGCCAAGGTTGAGTTCTATTTGGACGGCTCGATCTTGGGTACTGATAACGTCGGCGGTGCCGGCGACACGTTCCGCTACACGTGGGCCGACACCGCAGCGCAGACTGCGGGTAGCCATACCCTGGCGGCCAAGGCTTACGACAACGCGAGCACCCCGAATACAACGACGTCCGCGACCGTGACCATCTACATCGGCGGCGGCAGCTCGACCGGCGAGACCGACCACACCGAGGACATCACGGGCGGTGACTCGACGTGGTACCCGTCCGGCAACCCGCACGTCGTCATGAATACTATCCACATCAACCAGAACGGCAGGCTCATCGTCAAGCCGGGCTGCATTGTGAAGTTCGCAACCGATGCCGGCTTCGCGGTTGGCAACCAATCGGCAGGTGAACTGGATGCCGTAGGCACGGCCGAGTCCACGATTACGTTCACGTCCAACAACACGACACCGAACTCCGGCGACTGGACAGGGTTCGACTTCTACGACCAGACGCGCGCAAGCACACATCTCAGCTATTGCGACATCAACTACGGTTGCTATCCGAACTGGGCCGCAGTGATTCTCGAAGGTGACCAGACCATCGGGATTGACCATACGACCATCCACCATTCGTCGAAATACGGCATCGAGCTCAATTCCGCTGGTGCCTACATCACCGGGTTCACGGGCAACACCATCACCGCCTGCGACAGCAACCCGATCTTCAGCTACCCCGGGAAGCTGAGCATGCTGCAGGGCGGCAATACGCTCACCGGCAATGGGAAGAACGCAATCTTCGTTTACGGCGGTGACGTCGCCGAGACCGGCACCTGGCTGAACCAGGGCGTGCCGTACTTCCTGTCCGACAACGTCTATGTCAGCAGCAGCAGCGGTGCCTACCTGACGATCGCGAAGGGAACCACGGTCCAGTGCGGGACCGGCGTTCACATCACCGTCGGCAACAACTTGCCGGGAGGCCTGATTGCAGACAGCGTGACGTTCACGAGTTCGGCAACCAGCCCGCAGAAGGGCGATTGGTACGGTATCTGGTTCTACCCCGAGTGTACCGACGCGCAGTGCCAGTTGACCAGGTGCAACATCGGGTACGGCGGCGGTGATATCGAAGGTGACATCTGGCTTAGAGACGCCAAACCGAACATCACCGGCTGCAGCATACACGATTCGAAGGGGTGGGGCGTCGATTGCGAAGGTCCCGAGTTTCCTGACCCGGATTCGCTGTTGGCACATAACACATTCGCCAACAACGATTCCGGCAGCGTCCTTCACCCATAG
- a CDS encoding 4Fe-4S dicluster domain-containing protein, with protein MKYWRKPLDAESKKAPHGNVHVIFERCKGCGFCIAYCPKQVLEVSDEYNRKGYHPPVVAHPENCVNCRLCEALCPEFAIWNTLDEKEATAEPGPVKEGR; from the coding sequence ATGAAGTACTGGCGCAAACCCCTCGACGCCGAAAGCAAGAAGGCTCCGCACGGCAATGTCCATGTGATATTCGAACGCTGCAAAGGCTGCGGGTTCTGCATCGCATACTGTCCCAAGCAGGTGCTTGAGGTATCCGATGAATACAACCGCAAGGGCTACCACCCGCCGGTTGTCGCTCACCCGGAGAACTGCGTCAACTGCCGGCTCTGCGAGGCCCTCTGCCCCGAGTTCGCTATCTGGAACACGTTGGACGAGAAAGAGGCCACAGCCGAACCAGGGCCGGTGAAAGAGGGACGATGA
- a CDS encoding 2-oxoacid:acceptor oxidoreductase subunit alpha — MNQKKRGPVLTGAHYLDGDHACAEGAIAAGCRFMAGYPITPSTEVAERLAERFPKIGGTFIQMEDELASIAAVLGGAWSGAKAMTVTSGPGFSLMQENIGLGVMTETPCVVVNVQRGGPSTGLPTLTGQQDMMQARWGSHGDYEIIALSPSSPQECFDLTVTCFNLSEKYRVPVMFMMDECVGHMTEKVVIPAADEIEVWPRRWYRGPKDKYLPYEPDKDGVPPMIRAGDDHRVHITGLTHDQRGYPIITAECQHLCVSRLSDKIRNNADDLMIVKEEQIEGADVVVVAYGISARVATKAIGDARKKGIKVGFLRLITVWPFPEKKIRELAGKVKCLVMPEINLGQMYREMDRAAGGKCKTLLVPHCGGWVHDPNDILKAILEGAK; from the coding sequence ATGAACCAGAAGAAGCGCGGCCCGGTCCTGACTGGCGCGCACTATCTCGACGGCGACCATGCCTGCGCCGAAGGCGCTATCGCCGCCGGCTGCCGGTTCATGGCCGGCTACCCGATTACCCCTTCCACTGAGGTCGCGGAACGATTGGCCGAGCGGTTCCCGAAGATCGGCGGCACGTTCATCCAGATGGAAGACGAACTTGCGTCCATCGCCGCTGTCCTCGGCGGAGCCTGGTCAGGCGCCAAGGCGATGACCGTCACCTCCGGCCCCGGCTTCTCCCTGATGCAGGAAAACATCGGACTTGGCGTAATGACCGAGACTCCCTGTGTCGTGGTCAATGTCCAGCGCGGCGGCCCGTCCACCGGACTCCCGACCCTGACCGGACAGCAGGACATGATGCAGGCCCGTTGGGGTTCGCACGGCGACTACGAGATTATCGCGCTCTCCCCCTCATCCCCGCAGGAGTGCTTCGACCTGACCGTCACCTGCTTCAACCTGTCCGAGAAGTACCGCGTGCCGGTCATGTTCATGATGGACGAATGTGTCGGCCACATGACCGAGAAGGTTGTGATACCGGCAGCAGACGAGATAGAAGTATGGCCTCGCCGCTGGTACCGCGGGCCCAAGGATAAGTACCTTCCCTACGAACCGGACAAGGACGGCGTGCCGCCGATGATACGCGCCGGCGATGACCACCGTGTGCACATTACCGGCCTGACCCACGACCAGCGCGGCTACCCGATCATCACTGCCGAGTGCCAGCACCTCTGCGTCTCGCGCCTTTCCGACAAAATCCGTAACAACGCCGATGACCTGATGATCGTGAAAGAGGAGCAGATCGAAGGCGCAGATGTCGTTGTCGTGGCTTACGGCATCAGCGCGCGCGTCGCCACCAAGGCAATCGGCGACGCCCGCAAGAAAGGTATCAAGGTCGGATTCCTCCGGCTCATCACGGTCTGGCCGTTCCCGGAGAAGAAGATCCGCGAACTGGCCGGCAAGGTCAAGTGCCTGGTGATGCCGGAGATCAATCTCGGCCAGATGTATCGCGAGATGGACCGCGCGGCTGGCGGAAAGTGCAAGACCCTGCTCGTGCCGCACTGCGGCGGCTGGGTCCACGACCCGAACGACATTCTCAAGGCCATTCTCGAGGGGGCGAAGTGA